Genomic window (Chloroflexota bacterium):
GTGGCCACCACGGGCTCGAAACCGTGGCAGGTACCGGATGGAATGGTGGAGATGAGGGGACTCGAACCCCTGACCCCCTCCTTGCAAAGGAGGTGCTCTCCCAGCTGAGCTACATCCCCATCGGCGCGGGGCATGGTACCGCCCCGGACCGGCCTCCGCTATGGAGGGGTAAGCCGCCTCCGCGGCTCGGCCGGCAGCGGCCCCCCATCCGGCCAGTCGACGCGGCGTACGACGCAGATCGGGGTCTGCTCCCCAGCCTGCCCAAGCGGGTTGTCGGCGAAGAGACGCTCCACGAAGCGCCGCTCCAGGTCACGCGTCAGCCCGAGCACGTTGCAGCCGGCGTCGTTGGCATCGATCACCGCCGCCGGGATGCCCAGGACCTGCGAGATCTCCCGCGCCGCCCCGTCGGGATCCTTCGGTCCGAGTGTCGCTGACTTGTTATAGGGCGGGATGGTGTAGCTGGTCGGGCCGTCGATGGCCGCAGCCTGGCGCCCGGCGATCCGGTAGAAGAGCCCGTGGACCCCGATTGGTTTGGTCAGGCCACTGACCAGGGCGGCCAGCAGGATGCGCGGCGCGCCGACCTCGCTGATTGCCAGCTGCATGGTCTCGGCCGTCCCGAGCCCGATCCCATAGCCCGGACGTGTCACGAACCGGACCAGGAAGCGGGCGAGGCGACCGGGGCGAATGCTGCTCATGGGGTATGAGCGACCCTGGGTGATGGCGACCATGCGCTCGCTGACGGCGACGAGGAGGACGTCCGCGTCGAGCGGGGTCGCATGGCGGCGGACAACCTCAACCGCGTCATCGGCATCGGTCACCAGGTGCGTGCGGACCGGGTGACGTGCGTAGACGGTGCCGTCCAGGCTTGCATGCAGGACGCGGTCCGGGTTCGGCTCCGCCAGGATTCCCGTCGGGCGGTCGGCCGGCTCCGGCACGGGCATGCTCCATCGGTCTAGGAGGTGGATGGTGGGCGTTTCTGGACTCGAACCAGAGACCTCTGCCTTATCAGGGCAGTGCTCTAACCAGCTGA
Coding sequences:
- a CDS encoding F420-0--gamma-glutamyl ligase; translated protein: MPVPEPADRPTGILAEPNPDRVLHASLDGTVYARHPVRTHLVTDADDAVEVVRRHATPLDADVLLVAVSERMVAITQGRSYPMSSIRPGRLARFLVRFVTRPGYGIGLGTAETMQLAISEVGAPRILLAALVSGLTKPIGVHGLFYRIAGRQAAAIDGPTSYTIPPYNKSATLGPKDPDGAAREISQVLGIPAAVIDANDAGCNVLGLTRDLERRFVERLFADNPLGQAGEQTPICVVRRVDWPDGGPLPAEPRRRLTPP